Proteins encoded by one window of Geobacter sp. DSM 9736:
- a CDS encoding YiiX/YebB-like N1pC/P60 family cysteine hydrolase, with product MAAHLETREIKALPVLPYADVRKTLKSGDLLFTSGDYLVSKAIQKVTGSPWSHVGIVFRLDSVDRVLLLESVEDMGVRFAPLSKYLLDYEDRKPYKGRAVLARCSDVNDKVAAGLAAFGIDELTQPYDKDEIAKILARITLGIGKKEKDREYICSELVYECFAHAGKEFAYNPKGFISPEDVWVDQKVELVGRVL from the coding sequence ATGGCAGCGCATCTTGAAACAAGAGAAATCAAGGCACTCCCTGTTCTCCCGTACGCTGATGTACGTAAGACTCTCAAATCCGGGGACCTCCTTTTCACCTCGGGTGACTACCTCGTCTCCAAGGCGATCCAGAAAGTCACCGGCAGCCCGTGGAGCCATGTCGGTATCGTCTTCCGTCTCGACTCGGTCGACCGTGTCCTGCTTCTGGAAAGCGTCGAGGACATGGGGGTGCGGTTCGCTCCGCTCTCCAAGTACCTCCTCGATTACGAGGACCGCAAGCCGTACAAGGGAAGGGCCGTCCTTGCCCGCTGCAGCGACGTGAACGACAAGGTCGCGGCAGGCCTCGCCGCCTTCGGAATCGACGAACTGACCCAGCCCTACGACAAGGACGAGATCGCCAAGATTCTCGCGCGGATCACCCTCGGGATAGGAAAGAAGGAGAAGGACCGGGAGTATATCTGCTCGGAGCTGGTCTACGAATGCTTCGCCCACGCAGGGAAGGAGTTCGCCTACAACCCGAAGGGGTTCATCAGCCCCGAAGATGTGTGGGTGGATCAGAAGGTGGAGCTGGTGGGGCGTGTGCTTTGA
- a CDS encoding carboxymuconolactone decarboxylase family protein → MLPEKQQKKYSEFYESARNNTVLDPKTTLLVHLATAMASGCYP, encoded by the coding sequence ATGCTTCCCGAAAAACAGCAGAAGAAGTATTCGGAGTTCTATGAGTCGGCCCGCAACAACACGGTCCTGGACCCCAAGACGACGCTTCTCGTTCATCTTGCCACGGCCATGGCCTCCGGGTGCTACCCTTGA
- a CDS encoding DUF4382 domain-containing protein, whose translation MRRGCAFNRMLSTVCAVVLALGLAACGGGGGGSSTAQSGTLKVGITDKQSDDFAQVVIAIREIRVVPAGRENAPDNDPGLPVLARFSSPRVIDVMQLQFVQQALGEIILPAGTYSQIRLILEPNPNGQGQPPANYLTLKTDPAARIPLKTPSGQQSGLKVLGPVEVRPGAISAVLIDFDPNTAIVPRGNGDYNLKPTGIRLVQTGEELTRFGSITGTVSSTFKDWSSATVSIRRRGDINDVEPIAAGRIFSSYTSGRWQAPFAAFVPPSTQTVSYKAFIAASGFGLYSSTAVAVTEGQATDIGEIQFFPAP comes from the coding sequence ATGAGACGCGGATGTGCATTCAACAGGATGTTATCGACGGTCTGTGCAGTGGTTCTCGCACTGGGTCTTGCGGCATGCGGCGGCGGCGGTGGGGGAAGCAGCACCGCGCAGAGCGGAACCCTCAAGGTGGGGATCACCGACAAGCAGAGCGACGACTTCGCTCAGGTGGTCATCGCCATAAGGGAGATCCGGGTAGTCCCGGCCGGAAGGGAGAACGCCCCCGACAACGATCCGGGCCTCCCGGTGCTGGCGCGGTTCTCCTCCCCGAGAGTTATCGACGTGATGCAGCTGCAGTTCGTGCAGCAGGCGCTGGGGGAGATCATCCTACCTGCGGGAACCTACAGCCAGATAAGGCTCATCCTCGAACCGAACCCCAACGGGCAGGGACAGCCGCCGGCAAATTACCTGACCCTCAAGACCGACCCTGCCGCGAGGATACCCCTGAAGACTCCCAGCGGGCAGCAATCGGGGCTCAAGGTGCTGGGGCCGGTTGAAGTGAGACCGGGGGCGATCAGCGCCGTCCTTATCGACTTCGACCCGAACACAGCCATCGTCCCCCGCGGAAACGGCGACTACAACCTCAAGCCCACCGGCATCCGTCTCGTGCAGACAGGCGAGGAGCTCACAAGGTTCGGCTCCATCACCGGCACGGTTTCCTCCACCTTCAAGGACTGGTCGAGCGCGACGGTCAGCATCAGGCGCCGGGGCGACATAAACGACGTGGAGCCCATCGCCGCGGGAAGGATCTTCTCCAGCTACACGAGCGGAAGGTGGCAGGCGCCCTTCGCGGCTTTCGTCCCTCCCAGCACCCAGACGGTTTCGTACAAGGCGTTTATCGCCGCCAGCGGATTCGGCCTCTACTCGTCGACCGCGGTGGCAGTCACCGAAGGGCAGGCGACGGATATTGGTGAAATTCAGTTTTTTCCCGCCCCCTAA
- a CDS encoding DUF2267 domain-containing protein: MEYTEFMKLVQQEIGVKDTEKALRAVQATLETLGERLFHGEAEQLAAQLPQELQPFLVDIQEHRKFGVEDFLQMVGEREGIDGKEAEAHARAVISVLTRAVTPGEIQDVVSQLPEGFRKLFGEESKTVH, translated from the coding sequence ATGGAATACACCGAGTTCATGAAGCTCGTTCAGCAGGAGATCGGCGTGAAGGATACCGAGAAGGCGCTGAGGGCCGTGCAGGCAACCCTGGAAACATTGGGGGAACGCCTGTTCCACGGAGAAGCAGAGCAACTGGCGGCCCAGCTCCCTCAAGAACTTCAGCCCTTTCTGGTGGATATTCAGGAACACCGGAAATTCGGAGTGGAAGATTTCCTGCAGATGGTGGGGGAGCGGGAAGGGATTGACGGGAAGGAAGCCGAGGCCCATGCAAGAGCCGTCATATCGGTTCTTACACGTGCCGTTACCCCCGGAGAGATCCAGGACGTCGTTTCGCAGCTACCAGAAGGGTTCAGGAAACTTTTCGGCGAGGAATCGAAGACAGTACACTGA
- a CDS encoding phosphoenolpyruvate carboxylase, whose protein sequence is MTDETMLLHEKINADLRFLLECLEEVLFEIGEGEVAALIPWRENSHSPSFPVSIERACQLYSISFQLLGMVEENAAVQVRRVIETARGPSHERGLWGNTLLRLKDDGFGEDEIAAALERIHVEPVLTAHPTEAKRGTIITKHRALYLLMVKRENPKLTPAEQFQIREEIKELLELLWRTGNIQLEKPEVQTELRSIIHYLVNVFPEAMPILDRRLKAAWSNAGCSEEALKQSRLPRLTFGTWVGGDRDGHPLVTAEVTRDALHELRLRAILMLRRRLVDLAGSLSLSDHLQAAPEHLLRWIEERERRLGSSGTEACARNQGESWRQAINLMIASLPVSVVHDQGAKLEDSQGRYATADELSEDLAMLDASVRAVGGARPAEIELFNIRRLVDSMGFHLAALDIRQNSDFHDRAVSQLLTAAGVEDADFSAWPEEKRVEFLKRELALPRPFLLPGLHPGHEAEAVLECYRVLATHIRTYGAEGIGSLIVSMTRGASDLLALYLLAREAGLLVYEEGGCRCLLQVVPLFETIDDLERAPQILRQFLEHPVTRATLAVAETGRPLQQVMIGYSDSCKDGGIIASHGALFRAQLELTAVGDSCGVDIRFFHGRGGSIGRGAGPTFRFLEALPPGSLRGCFRMTEQGETISQKYSNLLTATYNLELQLAGVFGMTVRGARHAAVAPEQSAIMEFLVGASRSKYEELISRDGFIDFFSQATPIDVMEHLKIGSRPSRRTGRRTLKDLRAIPWVFSWNQSRFMLPSWYGAGTALSRLKEAQPHSFELLSADIGRFPLLRYLFMNVELAVLQADREIMNWYAGLVESGAIRDGFMERIDREFELTLSHLRLLFKAPLGERRPMQLKALSLRHAPLAALHRHQVDLLRQWRSVCSSTGEGDEAKRLMEELFLTVNAIAGGIRNTG, encoded by the coding sequence GTGACAGACGAGACCATGCTGCTGCACGAAAAGATCAATGCAGACCTCCGGTTTCTCCTGGAGTGCCTGGAGGAAGTCCTGTTCGAGATCGGAGAGGGGGAAGTCGCTGCACTCATCCCGTGGCGTGAAAATTCGCACTCGCCCTCCTTCCCGGTCTCCATCGAGCGGGCCTGCCAGCTTTACTCCATCAGTTTTCAGCTTCTCGGGATGGTGGAGGAAAACGCGGCGGTTCAGGTCCGCCGCGTCATCGAGACGGCCCGCGGCCCCTCCCATGAGCGGGGGCTGTGGGGGAACACCCTTCTGAGGCTTAAGGATGACGGCTTCGGTGAGGATGAAATTGCGGCGGCCCTGGAAAGGATTCATGTCGAGCCTGTGCTGACGGCGCACCCCACCGAGGCGAAGCGGGGTACCATCATCACCAAGCACCGCGCCCTCTACCTTCTCATGGTGAAAAGGGAGAACCCGAAGCTGACCCCTGCCGAGCAGTTCCAGATCCGTGAGGAGATAAAGGAGCTGCTGGAACTCCTCTGGCGCACGGGCAACATTCAGCTCGAAAAGCCGGAAGTGCAGACCGAGCTGAGAAGCATAATCCATTACCTGGTCAACGTCTTTCCCGAAGCCATGCCGATTCTCGACAGGAGGCTCAAAGCGGCCTGGTCCAATGCCGGCTGCTCGGAGGAGGCGCTGAAGCAAAGCCGCCTGCCGAGGCTCACCTTCGGCACCTGGGTGGGGGGGGACCGTGACGGTCACCCGCTGGTAACGGCTGAGGTGACGCGCGATGCGCTGCACGAACTGCGGCTGCGGGCAATCCTGATGCTGCGCAGGCGCCTGGTGGACCTGGCCGGCAGCCTGAGCCTCTCGGATCACCTTCAGGCGGCTCCGGAACACCTCCTCCGTTGGATAGAGGAGAGGGAGCGCCGTCTCGGCTCTTCAGGGACGGAAGCGTGCGCACGCAATCAGGGGGAGTCGTGGCGGCAGGCGATAAACCTGATGATAGCGAGCCTTCCGGTGTCGGTCGTCCACGATCAGGGGGCGAAGCTGGAGGATTCACAAGGCCGCTATGCCACTGCCGATGAACTCTCCGAAGATCTTGCAATGCTGGATGCATCCGTCCGGGCGGTCGGAGGGGCGCGCCCGGCAGAGATCGAGCTGTTCAACATAAGGCGGCTGGTGGACTCAATGGGATTCCACCTGGCAGCTCTCGACATACGGCAGAACAGCGATTTCCACGACCGCGCTGTATCCCAGCTGTTGACGGCGGCCGGTGTGGAGGATGCCGATTTTTCCGCATGGCCCGAGGAGAAAAGGGTCGAATTCCTGAAAAGGGAGCTGGCTCTGCCCCGGCCCTTTCTGCTTCCCGGCCTGCATCCGGGGCACGAGGCCGAAGCCGTACTCGAATGCTACAGGGTTCTGGCAACGCATATCAGAACTTACGGGGCCGAAGGCATCGGGTCCCTGATCGTCAGCATGACGCGGGGGGCTTCCGACCTGCTCGCCCTCTACCTCCTGGCGCGGGAGGCAGGGCTGCTCGTCTACGAAGAGGGGGGGTGCCGGTGCCTCCTGCAGGTCGTTCCGCTTTTCGAGACCATCGACGATCTGGAGAGGGCCCCGCAAATTCTGAGGCAGTTTCTGGAGCATCCCGTAACCCGGGCCACCCTCGCCGTCGCCGAGACAGGAAGGCCTCTCCAGCAGGTGATGATCGGATACAGCGACAGCTGCAAGGACGGCGGCATAATCGCCAGTCACGGGGCGCTTTTCAGGGCGCAGCTCGAACTCACCGCCGTCGGCGACAGCTGCGGCGTCGACATCCGCTTTTTTCACGGGCGTGGAGGCTCCATCGGGCGTGGAGCCGGTCCCACCTTCCGTTTTCTCGAAGCTCTTCCACCCGGGTCCCTGCGCGGATGCTTCCGGATGACGGAGCAGGGGGAGACGATTTCCCAGAAATACTCCAACCTGCTGACGGCAACGTACAATCTTGAACTGCAGCTTGCCGGGGTCTTCGGCATGACCGTCCGAGGCGCGCGCCATGCCGCTGTGGCGCCGGAGCAGTCGGCCATCATGGAGTTTCTCGTGGGGGCAAGCCGCAGCAAATATGAGGAGCTGATATCCCGCGACGGATTCATCGACTTCTTCTCCCAGGCCACTCCCATCGACGTCATGGAGCACCTGAAGATCGGCTCACGGCCGTCGCGGCGCACTGGTCGCCGCACCCTGAAGGATCTGCGGGCGATTCCATGGGTGTTCAGCTGGAACCAGTCACGTTTCATGCTTCCCAGCTGGTACGGGGCGGGAACGGCGCTCTCCCGGCTGAAGGAGGCGCAACCGCACAGCTTCGAGCTGCTCAGCGCCGACATCGGCAGATTTCCGCTTCTGAGGTACCTGTTCATGAATGTGGAGCTGGCAGTTCTCCAGGCGGACCGGGAGATCATGAACTGGTACGCCGGACTGGTGGAGAGCGGCGCCATCCGCGACGGCTTCATGGAACGGATAGATCGGGAGTTCGAACTTACCCTCAGCCATCTTCGCCTGCTGTTCAAGGCGCCCCTTGGCGAGCGGCGTCCCATGCAGCTCAAGGCCCTGTCCCTTCGCCACGCGCCGCTGGCGGCCCTGCACCGCCATCAGGTGGATCTGCTCCGTCAATGGCGGTCGGTCTGCAGCAGTACGGGTGAAGGGGACGAGGCGAAGAGGCTTATGGAGGAGCTCTTCCTGACGGTCAACGCAATCGCAGGAGGTATCAGGAACACGGGGTGA
- a CDS encoding alpha/beta hydrolase, whose product MRGSSCGMVNIRYALIGLLLGPMLFFGCSFQDRLLYYPDRSVPGDAELASLDMRFWPGGRDGYRGFLSAAPEPSAGTVIIFHGNAATAADRTYYLEPLRRLGYRVLLAEYPGYGGREGKLGEESFVRDASETIRLAAQMYGRPLYLLGESLGGAIAPSAARTAGVSVEGMVLVTPWATLEKVAKEKFPWLPVRLLMGDRYDTVSNLREFRGRVAVVEAERDTIIPPHHARELYRTFPGRKMMWTIRGADHNDWPAFITDRNWGEIMEFLAGAG is encoded by the coding sequence ATGAGGGGAAGCTCCTGTGGGATGGTGAACATTCGGTACGCCCTCATAGGACTGCTCCTGGGCCCGATGCTATTTTTCGGCTGCAGCTTCCAGGACAGGCTTCTCTATTACCCGGACCGCAGCGTGCCGGGTGACGCTGAACTGGCGTCTCTCGACATGCGTTTCTGGCCGGGAGGACGGGACGGATACCGCGGCTTTTTGAGTGCGGCGCCGGAACCCTCCGCAGGGACCGTCATCATATTTCACGGAAACGCCGCTACGGCCGCGGATCGGACCTATTACCTGGAGCCGCTCCGGAGGCTAGGGTACCGGGTGCTGCTGGCGGAGTATCCGGGATATGGCGGGAGGGAAGGGAAGCTGGGGGAGGAATCGTTCGTCCGGGACGCGTCGGAGACGATACGGCTGGCGGCGCAGATGTACGGCCGGCCTCTCTATCTTCTGGGGGAGTCGCTCGGTGGAGCGATCGCCCCTTCTGCGGCCCGCACTGCCGGAGTTTCCGTGGAGGGAATGGTTCTCGTGACGCCGTGGGCTACGCTTGAGAAGGTGGCTAAGGAGAAGTTCCCTTGGCTTCCGGTCCGCCTCCTCATGGGGGACCGCTACGACACGGTATCGAACCTGCGGGAGTTCAGGGGTAGAGTGGCGGTGGTGGAGGCGGAGCGGGATACCATCATCCCCCCGCACCATGCCCGGGAACTCTATCGCACTTTTCCCGGCAGAAAAATGATGTGGACCATACGGGGGGCGGACCACAATGACTGGCCGGCCTTCATTACCGACAGGAACTGGGGGGAGATCATGGAGTTCCTGGCCGGAGCCGGTTGA
- a CDS encoding lipase family protein — MTFILSLLILFFGVPAVHADRGELVSSRLRQHLTAPEAAAAAYPAGRVNSACPVDLYVLVYRTLDGKGKEVSASGAVAVPVGSPPVPVVSIQHGTVFGKDDVPSRLPVHLLADGIVFAASGYLAVMPDYVGYGESSASFHPYLHARSLAASIVDMLKAARTFSERKGVRTDGRLFLTGYSEGGYATLAAHREIEERHPGEFRVAASAPMAGPYDLMLTLDLLMRRGSSGSVPYLAFAFGAYDRIYGFGRLRGIIRDPYRSRVLRLLDGPQSGKAFDSALPDKGGAQLFEPAFLSGWKGRGAKRVKAAARENSLTSWKPEAPVAFFHCKRDSLVPVENAKAARASFKARGAADVRLVERDLGDHGSCFAPLLAEARSFFDSFGGGGE; from the coding sequence ATGACCTTCATCCTTTCTCTTCTCATTCTGTTTTTCGGGGTGCCGGCAGTCCATGCCGATCGAGGGGAGCTCGTGTCGTCCCGTCTCCGGCAGCACCTTACGGCGCCGGAGGCTGCCGCTGCAGCTTACCCCGCAGGCAGGGTGAATTCCGCTTGTCCCGTTGATCTGTACGTGCTCGTGTACCGTACCCTCGATGGAAAGGGGAAAGAGGTCTCCGCATCGGGAGCCGTAGCCGTTCCCGTGGGCTCTCCTCCCGTGCCGGTGGTGAGCATCCAGCACGGAACCGTGTTCGGCAAGGATGATGTTCCATCCAGGCTTCCCGTACACCTGCTGGCGGACGGGATAGTCTTCGCGGCCTCCGGTTATCTCGCGGTCATGCCCGATTATGTCGGATACGGCGAATCCTCCGCGAGTTTCCACCCATACCTGCACGCCCGTTCGCTGGCGGCTTCCATCGTGGATATGCTCAAAGCGGCACGCACCTTCTCGGAACGGAAGGGGGTCCGCACCGACGGCAGGCTTTTCCTGACCGGGTATTCGGAGGGGGGGTACGCGACTCTGGCGGCTCACAGGGAAATAGAGGAGCGGCACCCGGGCGAGTTCCGGGTTGCTGCCTCGGCTCCAATGGCCGGCCCCTACGATCTTATGCTGACCCTGGACCTTCTCATGCGGCGCGGTTCTTCCGGCAGCGTCCCCTATCTGGCCTTCGCCTTTGGTGCCTATGACCGGATCTACGGGTTTGGCCGGTTGCGCGGAATAATACGTGATCCCTACCGGAGTAGGGTCCTTCGCCTCTTGGACGGTCCTCAGTCCGGCAAGGCTTTCGACAGCGCGCTTCCAGACAAGGGAGGGGCGCAACTTTTCGAGCCCGCGTTCCTTTCGGGCTGGAAGGGGAGGGGGGCGAAGCGGGTCAAGGCGGCGGCGCGGGAGAACTCTCTCACCTCCTGGAAGCCGGAGGCACCTGTGGCCTTTTTCCACTGCAAGCGGGACAGCCTCGTCCCTGTGGAGAATGCGAAGGCCGCCCGTGCTTCCTTCAAGGCGCGGGGCGCGGCTGATGTGCGGCTGGTGGAGCGGGACCTGGGGGACCATGGTTCCTGCTTCGCTCCCCTCCTGGCGGAGGCAAGGTCATTCTTCGATTCTTTCGGGGGAGGGGGTGAATGA
- a CDS encoding endonuclease/exonuclease/phosphatase family protein produces the protein MPANFTVMTYNVHSSIGMDRKISPRRIARIISRFRPDVVALQELDMGLRRTKMIDQAHFIAERLCMEYHFQSCMQVEDGGYGNAILSSLPMRLVKGGALPLHPHYNNKEPRGAVWVEVQAGGEPVQVVATHFGLNWQERIFQAETILGPEWLGHSECRTPVVLCGDLNAMPRSAAYRRLARSLHDVQRVVKGKRPQPTWPVLFPFLRIDHMFVSSDLAVEDVLVPRTPLTTVASDHLPMIVTISLRQQVTE, from the coding sequence ATGCCCGCTAACTTCACCGTCATGACTTACAACGTTCACAGCAGCATCGGAATGGACCGGAAAATTTCTCCCCGGCGCATAGCGAGGATAATATCCCGCTTCCGTCCCGACGTGGTCGCTCTTCAGGAACTGGACATGGGGCTGCGCCGCACGAAGATGATCGACCAGGCCCACTTCATCGCCGAGCGGCTGTGCATGGAGTACCATTTCCAGTCCTGCATGCAGGTTGAGGATGGGGGATACGGCAATGCCATTCTCAGCAGCCTTCCCATGCGTCTGGTTAAGGGGGGGGCGCTTCCGCTCCATCCGCACTACAACAACAAGGAGCCCCGCGGCGCCGTATGGGTCGAGGTGCAGGCAGGAGGAGAGCCGGTACAGGTGGTGGCTACCCACTTCGGCCTCAACTGGCAGGAACGGATCTTCCAGGCGGAGACGATCCTCGGCCCCGAATGGCTGGGGCATTCCGAATGCCGGACACCGGTAGTCCTGTGTGGCGACCTGAACGCCATGCCGCGTTCCGCTGCATACCGGCGTCTTGCCCGCAGTCTTCACGATGTACAGCGGGTAGTGAAGGGAAAGCGCCCCCAGCCTACCTGGCCGGTGCTCTTCCCCTTCCTGCGCATTGACCACATGTTCGTGAGTTCAGACCTGGCAGTGGAGGATGTCTTGGTTCCGCGCACCCCCCTCACGACAGTGGCGTCGGACCATCTCCCGATGATCGTAACCATATCGCTCCGGCAGCAGGTGACGGAATGA
- a CDS encoding phospholipase D-like domain-containing protein: protein MKTILQPGVNCSGIYDTGATGLLIDACDYYRAFYHAARTAQRYILIAGWQFDSEVQLLRGQEAREAGEDVRLLPFLEALCTKNEELEIFILAWDFSVIFSLEREWFQRWIFNWTTNKRIRFRFDNRHAIGATHHQKFVVIDGALAFVGGIDICSDRWDDRRHLLENRERVNSDGGGYDPYHDIQSYHTGRVAVELAEFFRERWHNSGVNRLHIPPVPRTTEIPFAPSISLPASRVALSRTVARHLQTTQEPVLEIRRLFVDAIMAAKRLIYLENQYFSSLAVYWALVARMTDPHRPRLQIVILLPGKLPFKDGLWLGVSQMKMVHALQRIAGKTGHQLGIYCTACQKEGEQRMVFIHSKLLIVDDRFLTVGSANTTNRSMGLDTELNVSWEAAGGELGVVRSIRRVRGSLLAEHTGVHALKVRRQLMRVRGLVDLLEQLTIDPATRICRYIPEAPIENGALLDAIEPIAGIADPEKPFMEELVFEYISENETSIFARGILLLGQLITGI from the coding sequence ATGAAAACGATACTTCAGCCGGGCGTCAACTGCTCCGGCATCTACGATACCGGTGCGACAGGGCTGCTCATCGACGCCTGCGACTACTACCGTGCGTTCTACCACGCCGCACGGACGGCGCAGCGCTACATCCTCATCGCCGGCTGGCAGTTCGACAGCGAGGTTCAGCTACTGCGAGGGCAGGAGGCACGCGAGGCGGGAGAGGATGTGCGGCTTCTCCCATTTCTGGAAGCACTCTGCACGAAGAACGAGGAACTGGAGATATTCATCCTGGCCTGGGACTTCAGCGTCATCTTTTCCCTCGAACGGGAGTGGTTCCAGCGCTGGATATTCAACTGGACGACCAACAAGCGTATCCGGTTCCGCTTCGATAACCGGCATGCCATCGGTGCAACCCACCATCAGAAGTTCGTGGTGATCGACGGCGCCCTCGCCTTCGTCGGCGGCATCGACATCTGCTCCGACAGGTGGGACGACCGTCGCCACCTTCTTGAAAACCGGGAGAGGGTAAACAGCGACGGGGGGGGCTACGACCCATACCACGACATCCAGAGCTACCACACGGGGCGGGTTGCCGTCGAGCTGGCCGAATTTTTCAGAGAACGCTGGCACAACTCCGGCGTGAACAGGCTCCATATTCCTCCGGTACCCCGCACGACGGAAATCCCTTTTGCACCGTCGATTTCCCTTCCCGCATCCAGGGTAGCGCTGAGCCGGACCGTAGCACGCCACCTGCAGACGACCCAGGAGCCGGTGCTGGAGATCCGGAGGCTCTTCGTCGACGCCATAATGGCTGCAAAGAGGCTGATTTACCTGGAAAACCAGTACTTCAGCTCCCTGGCGGTATACTGGGCCCTGGTGGCGAGAATGACCGACCCACACCGCCCCCGCCTGCAGATCGTAATATTACTGCCGGGAAAACTCCCTTTCAAGGATGGGCTCTGGCTCGGCGTGTCGCAGATGAAGATGGTCCACGCACTCCAGCGGATCGCCGGAAAGACGGGACATCAGCTCGGCATCTACTGCACGGCGTGCCAGAAGGAGGGGGAGCAGCGGATGGTCTTCATCCACTCGAAACTGCTCATCGTCGACGACCGTTTCCTCACCGTCGGCTCCGCCAACACGACTAACCGCAGCATGGGGCTGGACACCGAACTGAATGTTAGCTGGGAGGCGGCGGGTGGAGAACTTGGCGTCGTCAGATCTATCCGGCGGGTGCGGGGATCGCTCCTAGCCGAGCATACCGGCGTGCACGCACTGAAAGTTCGCCGGCAACTGATGAGAGTGCGCGGTCTCGTAGATCTACTGGAGCAGTTGACCATCGACCCTGCCACACGGATCTGCCGCTACATCCCCGAGGCGCCCATCGAGAACGGGGCGCTGCTCGACGCCATCGAACCCATTGCGGGGATTGCCGATCCGGAAAAGCCCTTCATGGAGGAACTGGTCTTCGAGTACATCTCGGAAAATGAAACAAGTATTTTCGCTCGGGGGATACTGCTGCTCGGCCAACTGATCACCGGCATCTGA
- a CDS encoding cytochrome ubiquinol oxidase subunit I: MDNLLAARSLMGISLAFHIVYATIGIGLPLMLMIAEGLALRTGDETYHDMARSWVRPAGVLFAIGAVSGTILSFELGLLWPRFMEFSGPLIGLAFSMEGFAFFTEAIFLALYIYGERRLSRRALFFCTIPLTLAAAASAAFVISANGWMNTPSGFRLENGVPVDIRPYEALANPAWAHEAVHGTLAAYVATGFAMAGFYALRCLRGEGTGHNRRALSLSLAVAGVTLPLMLLSGDWAASFVARHQKPKLAAMEGHFRTMPGAPLVIGGWPDMEKREMRFALEIPKLLSVMVHRNPDAVVEGLDAFPAADSPDIRLVHPFFDLMVGSFFVMAAAAAGYWWLRWRRLDSPPGRKVLQLIVLASPFGMIALESGWMVTEFGRQPWVVQGIMRVEQGVTPHGGMFLLLGTFTTLYALLSVGLLWLLLIPRRNERNGGTEATRANS; the protein is encoded by the coding sequence ATGGACAACCTGCTGGCGGCCCGCTCCCTCATGGGCATCTCCCTCGCATTCCACATCGTCTACGCAACCATCGGCATTGGCCTTCCGCTCATGCTTATGATCGCCGAGGGGCTCGCCCTTCGCACCGGGGACGAAACCTACCACGATATGGCCCGAAGCTGGGTCCGCCCGGCAGGCGTCCTTTTCGCCATCGGTGCGGTCTCCGGAACAATCCTGTCCTTCGAGCTTGGCCTGCTCTGGCCCCGGTTCATGGAATTCTCAGGCCCGCTGATAGGACTGGCATTCTCAATGGAAGGCTTCGCATTCTTCACCGAAGCAATTTTCCTGGCGCTCTACATCTACGGTGAAAGGCGCCTTTCCCGCCGGGCGCTCTTTTTCTGCACCATTCCCCTCACCCTTGCCGCAGCAGCCTCCGCCGCATTCGTCATAAGCGCCAACGGGTGGATGAACACCCCCTCGGGCTTCCGGCTGGAAAATGGAGTACCGGTGGATATCCGCCCGTACGAGGCGCTGGCGAATCCCGCATGGGCACATGAAGCGGTACACGGGACGCTGGCTGCCTACGTGGCGACCGGTTTCGCAATGGCAGGCTTCTACGCCCTCAGGTGCCTGCGCGGAGAAGGTACCGGACATAACCGCCGGGCGCTGAGTCTTTCCCTGGCGGTAGCCGGGGTGACGCTACCCCTTATGCTCCTTAGCGGCGACTGGGCTGCATCCTTCGTCGCCAGACATCAGAAACCGAAACTGGCGGCAATGGAGGGGCACTTCCGTACGATGCCGGGGGCGCCGCTGGTGATCGGCGGGTGGCCAGACATGGAAAAACGGGAGATGCGGTTCGCCCTGGAAATACCGAAGCTGCTGAGCGTAATGGTTCACCGCAACCCCGATGCGGTGGTGGAAGGACTGGATGCGTTTCCGGCGGCTGACAGCCCGGACATCCGCCTGGTTCACCCCTTCTTCGACCTGATGGTGGGTTCGTTCTTCGTCATGGCCGCGGCCGCGGCAGGTTACTGGTGGCTGCGATGGCGCCGCCTCGACTCCCCCCCCGGCCGGAAGGTGCTGCAATTGATAGTTCTGGCTTCGCCTTTCGGCATGATCGCTCTGGAAAGCGGATGGATGGTGACTGAATTCGGCCGTCAGCCATGGGTCGTGCAGGGGATCATGCGGGTCGAGCAGGGGGTCACCCCACATGGAGGGATGTTCCTGCTCCTCGGCACCTTCACCACCCTCTACGCTCTTCTGTCGGTGGGACTACTCTGGCTCCTGCTCATCCCCCGGCGCAATGAAAGAAACGGCGGTACGGAGGCAACCCGTGCAAACTCCTGA